Proteins encoded together in one Chryseobacterium sp. G0201 window:
- a CDS encoding GNAT family N-acetyltransferase, which translates to MEEIIIRKAVQEDCAPMLELIKELAEYEKALHEVTLTLEQFTEDGFGKSPVWGAFVAEFEGQIVGISLYYDRYSTWKGRRLYLEDLVVTEKLRGKQIGKKLFEATLEHGKSNQYSGMVFQVLNWNEPAINFYKKYSPKFDDEWFNVSIEFKD; encoded by the coding sequence ATGGAAGAAATTATTATCAGAAAAGCAGTTCAGGAAGATTGTGCTCCGATGTTGGAATTGATCAAAGAATTGGCTGAATATGAAAAGGCTTTGCATGAAGTTACTCTGACTTTAGAGCAATTTACTGAAGATGGATTTGGTAAATCCCCCGTTTGGGGAGCTTTTGTAGCCGAATTTGAAGGACAGATTGTCGGAATTTCATTGTATTACGACAGATATTCGACTTGGAAAGGGAGAAGATTATATCTGGAAGATTTAGTCGTGACGGAAAAACTGAGAGGAAAACAAATTGGCAAGAAATTATTTGAAGCAACCTTAGAACACGGAAAATCAAATCAATATAGCGGAATGGTTTTCCAAGTATTGAATTGGAACGAACCAGCTATTAACTTCTACAAAAAATACAGTCCTAAGTTTGATGATGAATGGTTTAATGTTTCCATTGAGTTTAAGGATTAA
- a CDS encoding tetratricopeptide repeat protein gives MNTKIIFLSFMIAFAFSGSLFGQDSYRTLVYEGNQKFNGKNYDGASSKYMEAIKSNEKDFTAHYNLGNALYKNKKYDEAKAEFEKAQKLSQTIPDKAAALHNLGNTYMQMKQPEKAAEYYKQSLKQDPYNEATRKNYGIAKLKEKENQQKKDQQNKSGKGGGGKDQQNDDQKGDTKDQKQDQGKGQQNQGESPQGNDPNQKQNNEGKMPKDLENAILDKVSDKEKETAKRILNKNSYSMPQSNEKDW, from the coding sequence ATGAATACTAAAATCATTTTTTTATCGTTTATGATTGCTTTTGCTTTTTCTGGTTCCTTATTTGGGCAGGACAGCTATAGGACTTTGGTCTATGAAGGCAATCAAAAATTTAATGGTAAAAACTATGATGGAGCATCTTCTAAGTATATGGAAGCGATAAAATCTAACGAAAAAGATTTTACGGCACATTATAATTTGGGGAATGCTTTGTATAAAAATAAAAAATACGATGAAGCAAAAGCTGAGTTTGAAAAAGCACAAAAACTTTCTCAGACAATTCCGGATAAAGCGGCAGCTCTTCATAATTTAGGGAATACTTATATGCAGATGAAACAGCCCGAGAAAGCTGCGGAGTATTATAAGCAATCCTTAAAACAGGATCCTTACAACGAAGCAACAAGAAAAAATTATGGAATCGCTAAGTTGAAGGAAAAAGAAAACCAACAGAAAAAAGACCAGCAAAATAAGTCAGGTAAAGGCGGCGGTGGCAAAGACCAACAAAATGATGATCAAAAAGGCGATACGAAAGATCAAAAACAGGATCAGGGTAAAGGCCAGCAAAATCAAGGAGAAAGTCCACAGGGAAATGATCCGAACCAGAAGCAGAATAATGAAGGTAAAATGCCAAAAGATCTTGAAAACGCAATATTAGATAAAGTAAGCGATAAAGAGAAAGAAACCGCCAAAAGAATTTTAAATAAAAATTCTTATTCGATGCCACAAAGCAACGAGAAAGATTGGTGA
- a CDS encoding BatD family protein yields MKKLLFILCFLVCANAFSQILSSSLEKKTLALGEVNYIVVTINDLHNEAVVAAPKNELLPFHFEEIKDSIAQNPDIYYRKIEFAVYEEGKFTIPELEFKVGGKVLKTIPYEIDVMNTAQKDDQINDIMNNKEVKLEAKDYWELYKFYILAALAVIALIIAVIMYMKWGRKSKSSPAVATNQTLKELDSLKKKKYIEEGNYRSFYVELIEISRKFITKQYHLPADVLLTDDLIDLMKKNNTISQENEKVVEDVFLRGDLVKFAKTFPDKDAMEKDFADVREFVKRSSKDLEFENLRKDV; encoded by the coding sequence TTGAAAAAATTATTATTTATACTATGTTTTTTAGTCTGTGCGAATGCTTTCTCACAGATACTTTCTTCTAGTCTTGAGAAGAAAACACTTGCTTTGGGAGAGGTAAATTATATTGTTGTGACGATAAATGATCTTCATAACGAAGCGGTTGTAGCAGCTCCCAAAAACGAATTATTACCTTTTCATTTTGAAGAAATTAAAGATAGTATTGCGCAGAACCCCGATATTTATTACAGAAAAATTGAATTTGCCGTTTATGAAGAAGGAAAATTCACTATCCCTGAATTAGAATTTAAAGTTGGGGGTAAAGTTTTAAAAACAATTCCCTATGAAATTGATGTCATGAATACTGCTCAAAAAGATGATCAGATCAATGATATCATGAATAATAAGGAAGTGAAACTTGAGGCAAAAGATTATTGGGAGCTTTACAAATTTTATATTTTGGCAGCTTTGGCGGTTATTGCTTTGATTATTGCTGTTATCATGTATATGAAATGGGGCAGAAAATCGAAAAGTTCTCCGGCTGTTGCAACCAATCAAACCTTGAAAGAATTAGATTCTCTTAAAAAGAAAAAATATATTGAAGAAGGAAATTACCGTTCATTTTATGTTGAATTGATCGAGATTTCCAGAAAATTCATCACTAAACAATATCATTTACCTGCAGATGTTTTGTTGACCGATGATCTAATAGATTTAATGAAAAAGAACAATACGATCTCTCAGGAAAACGAAAAAGTGGTTGAAGACGTATTTTTAAGAGGAGACTTGGTGAAATTTGCCAAAACTTTCCCTGATAAAGACGCTATGGAAAAGGATTTTGCAGACGTCAGAGAATTTGTGAAAAGATCATCAAAGGATTTGGAATTCGAAAACTTGAGAAAGGATGTTTAA
- a CDS encoding vWA domain-containing protein, producing MFNFEFYSPWFLLLFVLFIPLFIRDVSKQKKKGIKVPTVKNMEGSNGIVAVLFLLKISKYLILSALIIAMARPRTFTVSQDRDDTKGIDIMLAVDVSLSMLAKDLTPDRLTALKDIAIKFVEKRPNDRLGLVTYSGEAFTKVPVTSDHQVVIDELKNLNPLELQPGTAIGEGLSVAVNHLRNSKAKSKIIILMTDGVNTIENAMPAQVAAELAKNNDIKVYSIGIGTNGYALMPTQQDIFGDLVFTETEVRIDEDLLREVAQTTNGRYFRATSNSSLEEVYNEINQLEKSDIKVSKLYNYQEYFKIFLWIALGMLIIDALLRWVFYKFLS from the coding sequence ATGTTTAATTTTGAATTTTATAGTCCGTGGTTTTTACTGCTTTTTGTGCTGTTTATTCCTCTTTTTATCAGGGATGTAAGCAAGCAGAAAAAGAAAGGTATAAAAGTTCCTACCGTAAAAAATATGGAAGGAAGCAATGGAATTGTAGCCGTACTTTTTTTACTTAAAATTTCCAAATATCTTATTCTTTCTGCGTTGATTATTGCGATGGCAAGACCACGAACGTTCACCGTTTCTCAGGATAGAGATGATACAAAAGGTATCGATATTATGCTGGCTGTCGATGTATCGTTAAGTATGTTGGCTAAAGATCTAACGCCCGATCGTTTGACGGCATTGAAAGATATTGCCATAAAATTTGTCGAAAAACGTCCGAATGATCGATTAGGTTTGGTGACTTATTCCGGTGAAGCATTTACCAAAGTTCCTGTAACGTCCGATCATCAGGTTGTAATTGATGAATTAAAAAATCTTAATCCACTCGAACTACAACCGGGGACTGCGATTGGAGAAGGTCTTTCTGTAGCTGTAAACCACCTTAGAAACAGCAAAGCGAAAAGCAAGATCATCATTTTAATGACAGATGGTGTCAATACGATTGAAAATGCGATGCCTGCACAAGTTGCTGCTGAATTAGCTAAAAACAACGACATAAAAGTATATTCAATCGGAATTGGAACGAACGGATATGCATTAATGCCTACTCAACAGGATATTTTCGGGGATCTCGTCTTCACAGAAACGGAAGTGAGAATTGATGAAGACCTTTTAAGAGAAGTGGCGCAAACGACGAACGGAAGATATTTCAGAGCTACTTCAAACAGTAGTTTGGAAGAGGTTTATAACGAAATTAATCAATTGGAAAAATCTGATATAAAAGTGTCTAAGCTTTACAATTATCAGGAATATTTTAAGATTTTCCTTTGGATCGCTTTAGGAATGTTAATTATCGATGCTTTGCTGAGATGGGTATTTTATAAATTTTTAAGCTGA
- a CDS encoding DUF58 domain-containing protein gives MEIKDIVKKVKQIEIRTRRKTEATLMGQYHSAFKGQGMTFSEVRPYQFGDEIRRIDWNKTARFREPFVKVMEEERELTMMILVDISASMDYGTKTQLKREYVAEIAASLGFSAAGNNDKVGLILFADKVYKVIPPQKGRKHILSIISNILTADYVPGVSKIDKAMEYMMGIFKRKSLVFLFSDFEDEYDSKMLRVASKKHHLLGMRIYDEKDNEIPDVGYALLYDAETGKQVWANTSSARWRYTFAEAQKQKVRALEDDFANSSATFMNVNTGADYSKLLYSYFQKK, from the coding sequence ATGGAAATAAAAGATATTGTAAAAAAAGTCAAACAAATAGAAATCCGTACTCGAAGGAAGACGGAAGCTACTTTGATGGGACAATATCACAGTGCTTTTAAAGGTCAGGGAATGACTTTCTCAGAGGTTCGGCCGTATCAGTTTGGCGATGAAATTCGTAGAATTGACTGGAATAAAACCGCTCGTTTCCGCGAACCATTCGTAAAGGTAATGGAAGAGGAAAGAGAATTGACGATGATGATTTTGGTGGATATTTCTGCTTCAATGGATTACGGAACAAAAACTCAGTTGAAAAGAGAATATGTCGCAGAAATTGCAGCTAGTTTAGGTTTTTCGGCAGCCGGAAATAATGATAAAGTTGGTTTGATTCTATTTGCGGATAAAGTCTATAAAGTAATTCCGCCACAAAAGGGAAGGAAGCATATTTTGTCGATTATCAGTAATATTTTAACGGCTGATTATGTTCCGGGAGTCTCCAAAATTGATAAGGCAATGGAATATATGATGGGAATTTTTAAAAGAAAATCTTTGGTTTTTTTATTCTCTGATTTTGAAGATGAATACGATTCTAAAATGCTTCGCGTTGCTTCAAAAAAACATCATCTGCTTGGAATGAGGATTTATGATGAAAAAGATAACGAAATTCCTGATGTTGGATACGCGCTGTTGTACGATGCTGAAACAGGAAAACAGGTTTGGGCAAATACTTCCAGTGCAAGATGGAGATATACTTTCGCAGAAGCTCAGAAACAAAAAGTAAGAGCGTTGGAAGACGATTTTGCCAACAGTTCGGCCACTTTTATGAATGTAAATACAGGTGCGGATTATTCAAAATTATTGTATAGTTATTTCCAGAAGAAATAA
- a CDS encoding MarC family protein, producing the protein MEVFNDFSIKEIVTCFMVLFAVIDIIGSVPIVVSLQQKFGQIEAGRASITAGVIMIIFLFVGNKILKLIGVDVNSFAIAGAFVIFIIALEMILGIEINKTTEAKAASIVPIAFPLVAGAGTLTTTLSLRAEFHDINIILGIVLNTIFVYLVLKSAKWLEMKMGEATLSILQKVFGIILLAISIKLFTANFAQLVQNYINF; encoded by the coding sequence ATGGAAGTTTTTAATGATTTTTCTATAAAAGAGATTGTTACCTGTTTTATGGTACTTTTCGCTGTGATCGATATTATCGGTTCTGTTCCCATTGTTGTAAGCTTACAACAGAAATTCGGACAAATTGAAGCAGGAAGAGCTTCTATTACTGCCGGAGTTATCATGATCATATTTTTGTTTGTTGGAAATAAGATCCTGAAATTGATCGGAGTGGATGTAAATTCCTTCGCGATTGCCGGAGCTTTTGTGATTTTTATCATAGCATTAGAAATGATTCTTGGTATTGAGATCAATAAAACGACGGAGGCAAAGGCTGCATCTATCGTCCCTATTGCGTTTCCTTTGGTTGCAGGTGCCGGAACTTTAACAACTACGTTATCGCTGAGAGCTGAATTTCATGATATTAATATTATTTTGGGAATCGTTCTCAACACAATTTTCGTATATTTGGTGCTGAAATCAGCGAAATGGCTAGAAATGAAAATGGGAGAGGCTACGTTGTCTATCTTACAGAAAGTTTTCGGGATCATCCTTTTGGCAATTTCAATTAAATTATTTACAGCAAACTTTGCACAATTGGTGCAGAACTATATTAATTTTTAA
- a CDS encoding BatD family protein has protein sequence MQQKIIYILFILSSVISYGQVSINVNPDKNDYSGKDVVNLTITLEMNGSEYNQQTPIRLPDLSKFNIIGSGSVNNTYIDPATNTVITQRVSQLALEPKQKGKIKIGSVLVTVNNKIYKTEPFDILVKDVEKKAVASASNDVYLNMEIEDRDVYQDQPTVAVLKVYSKNMDNFRKVKNIRLPQQENINVHPISFTKSEIDPSSSYGNMASQVLAVFMVFPNEAGYVEVPAVSASVNTYSNKNKITSNRVKLNVRKLPEGSPESFKNAVGNFNVSVYNASKEKIEVKKPINVVVKVSGEGNLSDMELPKIVESPDYDIFAPKITSNVAPGTTGIKGEILANYVVIPKKAGDIFIKTEQFAFFNPASKEYTDLGQETLAVNAFSHDQIMEAKTTVEKVNEYTNNFLETVNTPVLKTTSFKVKEKDKFNWGILLTNTAILLGLFIAYLLFKTWQKKRILVKETVPSKSLGSVAETENEIRQSLKADINDYFSYLENLKDNEDYQKFFQTVDEMDSEVRNQYFQSSAEDFRKFLEGYKGSAVAEEYRILSQKIQIEKYAPVKSSEGMDELLKAIVNLYSQISK, from the coding sequence ATGCAACAGAAAATTATTTACATATTATTTATTCTTTCATCCGTAATTTCTTACGGACAGGTAAGTATTAATGTAAATCCTGATAAAAATGATTACTCAGGAAAAGATGTTGTAAACCTTACCATCACGCTGGAAATGAATGGTAGCGAGTACAATCAGCAAACGCCAATTCGTCTTCCGGATCTGTCAAAATTCAATATCATCGGTTCCGGATCTGTAAACAATACTTACATTGATCCTGCTACCAACACTGTAATTACACAACGAGTTTCTCAACTTGCCCTTGAGCCTAAACAAAAAGGTAAGATCAAGATCGGTTCCGTTCTGGTTACGGTTAATAATAAAATTTATAAAACAGAACCTTTCGATATCTTGGTAAAAGATGTTGAAAAGAAAGCTGTTGCCAGTGCTTCCAATGATGTTTATCTGAACATGGAGATCGAAGACAGAGACGTTTATCAGGATCAGCCTACTGTTGCCGTTCTGAAAGTATATTCTAAAAATATGGATAACTTCAGAAAAGTGAAGAATATCCGTCTTCCTCAGCAGGAAAATATCAATGTACATCCTATCAGCTTTACGAAATCTGAAATTGATCCTTCATCAAGCTATGGAAATATGGCATCACAGGTTTTAGCAGTGTTCATGGTATTTCCAAATGAAGCCGGGTATGTGGAGGTACCAGCTGTTTCGGCATCTGTTAACACTTATTCTAACAAGAACAAAATTACTTCCAATAGGGTTAAACTTAATGTGAGAAAGCTTCCTGAAGGCTCGCCGGAAAGCTTCAAAAATGCAGTCGGAAACTTTAATGTAAGTGTTTATAATGCTTCAAAAGAAAAGATTGAGGTTAAAAAACCTATCAATGTCGTTGTAAAGGTTTCAGGAGAAGGGAATTTATCTGATATGGAACTTCCTAAGATCGTAGAATCACCTGATTATGATATTTTTGCACCTAAAATTACATCAAATGTAGCGCCTGGAACTACTGGAATCAAAGGTGAGATATTGGCGAACTATGTTGTAATTCCTAAAAAAGCGGGTGATATTTTTATTAAAACAGAACAGTTCGCTTTCTTTAATCCTGCAAGTAAGGAATATACAGATCTTGGTCAGGAAACATTAGCAGTGAATGCGTTTTCCCATGATCAGATCATGGAAGCTAAGACAACGGTAGAAAAGGTAAATGAATACACTAATAACTTCTTAGAGACGGTAAATACTCCTGTTTTAAAGACGACTTCATTTAAAGTTAAAGAAAAAGATAAATTCAATTGGGGTATACTTTTAACCAATACTGCCATTCTACTAGGATTATTTATAGCTTATTTACTATTTAAGACTTGGCAAAAAAAACGTATATTAGTTAAAGAAACTGTACCTTCAAAATCTTTAGGTTCTGTTGCGGAAACTGAAAATGAAATACGTCAAAGCTTAAAAGCTGATATTAACGATTATTTCAGTTATTTAGAAAATCTTAAAGATAATGAGGATTATCAGAAGTTCTTTCAAACCGTAGATGAGATGGATTCTGAGGTTAGAAATCAGTATTTCCAAAGCTCAGCAGAAGATTTCAGGAAGTTTCTGGAAGGCTACAAAGGATCTGCAGTTGCCGAAGAATACAGAATTCTTTCGCAGAAGATACAGATTGAGAAATATGCGCCTGTAAAATCTTCTGAAGGAATGGATGAACTTTTGAAGGCAATTGTTAATTTGTATTCTCAAATTAGCAAATAA
- a CDS encoding chorismate-binding protein, with amino-acid sequence MIYFKFPFNENLYSTDENTDKNSISFHSFDGLSQISFDGNIIETDQEKFDHKIITNSSLPEDKSNFIAETKDEYLQKLKEVIQVINENDLPKLVLSRRKIFNDFNEIDLKESFNNLCNTYPNAFRYIFNNGKDAWMGAFSEVLGKFNKTTHEFETMSLAGTLPISEEWSEKEIEEQKPVSSYIQNILKNYTEEIEISETHDHISGNIKHLRTDFKAKIQPEDLDSLIHELHPTPAVCGIPKDFCKENIQKIEKFPREFYAGYIKIETEDSVQFFVNLRCAKLYQNAVHLFVGGGITAQSNPEKEWIETELKSEAVLKNLVIS; translated from the coding sequence ATGATTTATTTCAAATTTCCTTTCAACGAAAATCTGTACTCAACAGATGAAAATACAGATAAAAATTCAATCAGTTTTCATTCTTTTGATGGTTTAAGCCAAATCAGTTTTGATGGAAATATTATTGAAACCGATCAGGAAAAATTTGATCATAAAATCATAACAAACAGTTCTTTACCCGAGGATAAAAGTAATTTCATCGCTGAAACTAAAGATGAATATTTACAAAAATTAAAAGAAGTCATTCAAGTTATTAATGAAAATGATTTACCAAAATTAGTCCTTTCGAGAAGGAAAATTTTTAATGATTTTAATGAAATTGATTTAAAAGAAAGCTTTAACAATTTATGTAATACATATCCGAACGCTTTTAGGTATATTTTCAATAATGGTAAAGACGCCTGGATGGGTGCTTTCTCCGAGGTTTTAGGAAAATTCAATAAAACGACTCATGAATTTGAAACGATGAGCCTGGCGGGTACTCTACCTATCTCAGAGGAATGGTCTGAGAAAGAAATCGAAGAACAAAAGCCTGTTTCAAGTTATATTCAGAATATTCTTAAAAATTATACCGAAGAAATTGAAATATCAGAAACCCACGATCATATTTCCGGGAATATTAAACATCTGAGAACAGATTTTAAAGCCAAAATACAACCTGAAGATTTGGACAGTCTTATTCATGAATTACACCCTACTCCAGCTGTTTGTGGTATTCCGAAGGATTTTTGTAAAGAAAATATTCAAAAAATTGAAAAATTTCCGCGTGAATTTTATGCGGGCTATATCAAAATAGAAACAGAAGATTCCGTTCAGTTTTTCGTCAATCTTCGTTGTGCAAAATTATATCAAAATGCTGTTCATCTCTTTGTAGGTGGCGGAATTACCGCTCAAAGCAATCCTGAAAAAGAGTGGATCGAAACAGAATTAAAATCTGAAGCGGTTTTGAAGAATTTGGTTATTTCTTAA
- a CDS encoding AAA family ATPase produces MSDTYQAEDIRQLTEKIKEQNYLFSLLRQEINKVIIGQEYMIDRLLVGLLGGGHVLLEGVPGLAKTLAIKTLADAVHGEFSRIQFTPDLLPADVVGTMIYNIKENDFSIKRGPVFANFVLADEINRAPAKVQSALLEVMQEKQVTIGDETMKLPKPFLVLATQNPIDQEGTYLLPEAQSDRFMLKCTIDYPKFEDERTVMRMVSTSHQPIVKPVVSLQNIVDAKELINQIYLDEKIEKYILDMVFATRYPENYGLSELKNYISFGASPRASINLAIASRAYAFLKGRAFVIPEDVKELAKDVLRHRIGLTFEAEAEEISTEEIVNRILAKIQAP; encoded by the coding sequence ATGTCAGATACATATCAAGCAGAAGACATTCGTCAGTTGACGGAAAAGATAAAGGAACAAAATTACTTGTTTTCACTTCTGAGACAGGAAATCAACAAAGTTATCATTGGCCAGGAATATATGATAGACCGCCTTTTAGTAGGTCTGTTGGGAGGTGGACACGTTCTTTTGGAAGGGGTTCCCGGATTGGCAAAAACATTAGCTATTAAAACGTTGGCTGATGCTGTTCATGGTGAATTTTCAAGGATTCAGTTTACACCGGATCTATTGCCTGCAGATGTTGTAGGAACGATGATTTATAATATTAAAGAGAATGATTTTTCTATAAAAAGAGGTCCTGTTTTTGCAAATTTCGTACTTGCGGATGAGATCAACCGTGCGCCTGCAAAGGTGCAGTCTGCTCTTTTGGAGGTGATGCAGGAAAAACAGGTGACGATTGGTGATGAAACGATGAAGCTACCGAAGCCGTTTTTGGTATTGGCGACGCAAAACCCAATCGATCAGGAAGGAACTTATCTTTTGCCCGAAGCTCAAAGCGACCGTTTTATGCTGAAATGCACGATCGATTATCCAAAATTTGAGGATGAAAGAACGGTAATGAGAATGGTTTCAACTTCTCATCAACCTATCGTAAAACCTGTGGTTTCTCTGCAAAACATTGTAGATGCTAAAGAATTAATCAATCAGATTTATTTAGACGAAAAGATCGAAAAATATATTTTGGATATGGTTTTTGCAACCCGTTACCCTGAGAATTATGGTCTTTCTGAACTTAAAAATTATATCAGTTTCGGAGCTTCACCGAGAGCATCTATTAACCTGGCAATTGCTTCAAGAGCCTATGCATTTTTAAAAGGAAGAGCTTTTGTAATTCCTGAAGATGTAAAAGAATTGGCAAAAGATGTGTTGAGACACAGAATTGGATTAACGTTCGAAGCAGAGGCAGAAGAGATTTCTACAGAAGAAATTGTCAACCGAATTTTAGCGAAAATTCAAGCTCCTTAA
- a CDS encoding VWA domain-containing protein — protein MEWYLGNYWYLLLLLLLPLLAILLIRFLKWNNKRRNVFADSQFHEELFEKRSGFVKIFPALYLLGTLFLIFSIIDLLNGSEEVKSNQRMNNVIFMLDVSNSMNAEDINPSRLTEAKNLMINTMQKMKSDKVGIVIFAGESVSIMPLTTDYSSAETYVNAIETNSMQIQGTDFLKGMQIAVEKFKNVSKGSRKIVLLSDGEDNEGNDNAAIKLANKEGIMITSVGIGSDEGAPVPEYVFGQLMGYKTDQAGETVISKRQTEALKKMAGSTGGSYIDGNNINEAPNRIIDALSKKMSLSETLVKSQNANHYYQYFLAVSIFFFFLIYIFNPKRDFNV, from the coding sequence ATGGAGTGGTATTTGGGTAATTATTGGTATTTGTTGTTGCTGTTGCTTTTGCCGCTGTTAGCTATTTTATTGATACGTTTTCTGAAATGGAATAATAAAAGAAGAAATGTTTTTGCGGACAGTCAATTTCATGAAGAATTGTTCGAAAAAAGATCAGGATTTGTGAAAATTTTTCCTGCGCTTTATCTTTTGGGAACCTTGTTTTTGATCTTTTCAATCATTGATTTATTAAATGGTTCGGAAGAGGTAAAAAGCAATCAAAGGATGAATAATGTGATCTTTATGCTCGATGTTTCCAACTCTATGAATGCAGAAGATATTAATCCGAGTCGTTTGACAGAAGCAAAAAATCTGATGATCAACACGATGCAAAAGATGAAAAGCGACAAAGTTGGTATTGTGATATTTGCCGGAGAATCTGTTTCCATTATGCCTTTAACAACAGATTATAGCTCGGCCGAAACTTATGTCAATGCGATTGAAACCAATTCTATGCAGATTCAGGGAACTGATTTCTTAAAGGGAATGCAGATTGCAGTTGAAAAATTTAAAAATGTAAGTAAGGGTTCAAGAAAGATCGTTTTATTGAGTGATGGTGAAGATAATGAAGGTAATGACAATGCAGCGATAAAATTGGCGAATAAAGAAGGGATAATGATCACTTCCGTAGGAATTGGCTCGGATGAAGGAGCGCCCGTTCCGGAATATGTTTTTGGACAATTAATGGGTTACAAAACAGACCAAGCCGGAGAAACGGTAATTTCTAAAAGACAAACCGAAGCTCTCAAAAAGATGGCCGGATCTACAGGCGGAAGTTATATTGACGGAAATAATATTAACGAAGCTCCAAACAGAATCATTGATGCTTTGAGTAAAAAAATGTCTTTGTCAGAAACACTTGTTAAATCTCAGAATGCTAATCATTATTATCAATATTTTTTAGCTGTTTCAATATTTTTCTTCTTTTTAATTTATATTTTTAACCCTAAAAGAGATTTCAATGTTTAA